The region GAAGTCATAATAAATATTCGAGCGTAAACGGGAATTCCTAAAACTATACTTTTCTTTTACTTGCTCTTTGAATCAATGGCCCCGTCATCTCTACATTTTTCGGCATTACCTTCACAATGCATCGCAAACTTAAAGTAATAACCCTCTTTGAAAATGAGATCTCTATCCGGTTCAACGATCGAATAAGTATCTTTAACTTCTCTAACCGTGAGCGTTCCGATTGGTTCAAACTTGCAAAGAGGCACTTTTGGAGTTTTTTCAACACATTTACGCTCAAGCAAATAAATCTTATCACTCACGTGAACATTTTCTTTCGAACCAAGAGCAACCTTGATGACCCCACTTTTTACAGTATCAGAGTCGTACTTTACTACTTGCCCAGCACAACCAGAAAGTAGCATCGAAATAGCCGCAAATAAAATCGTTCTATTTTTCATTTCCAATCTCCAAACTTTGATTAGTCGTTAATTTTTAGAAGTCTTAGCGCATTTATAATCACTATCAATGTCGCACCAGTGTCGGCAGCTATCGCCATCCACATACTCGAATAACCACTTAATGCTAAAATCAAAAAGATCGCTTTGAGAACAAGAGCAAATCCAATATTAAATCGAATAATGCCCAACGTGCGTTTTCCTTGTATGATGGCAACTGAAAGCTGACGAAGATCGTCCTTCATCAAAGCAACATCCGCAGTCTCAATTGCAGCATCCGTTCCAATGGCACCCATTGCAATACCAATCGATGCTTGCGCCAAAGCTGGGGCATCATTTACTCCATCGCCAACCATTCCGACATATTTGTATTCCGAAACCAACTCTTTGATTTTGCTGACTTTGCCATCAGGCAAAAGCTCTCCAAAGACCTTATCAATGCCTACTTGTTTTGAGATAGCCGATACAGTTCTATTGTTGTCTCCGCTAAGCATAACGACTGCTTCACAGCCTGCCTTGTGAATATCTTGAATTGCGCCTTTGGCTTCCTCTCGAATTTTATCACCGATTCCGAAAACTCCTAGAACTTCGCCGCTACAATTGTCATGAGGCTTATGTCCCACCACAACAACCGACATAGCCTGCTCCTCCAACGACTGAAGATATTTCTCCAAATCGGGCGAACAAACACCTAGCTCATGAGTGAAACGATGGTTTCCAAGAAAATACTCATGACCCTCGACGGTAGCAAAGATACCACGCCCCTGCTCAGTGTGACTTTGCTCTACTGACACAACAGAAACCCCACTCTTTGCTGCATAACGAACAACTGCTTGGGCCAGGGGATGATTTGATAGCTTTTCGATCGAAGCAGCGATCTTGATGATTTCATTTTCCTGAAGTTGATTCCATTTCTTTAAAACCAAAACCTGTGGCACGCCCTCCGTAATCGTCCCTGTCTTGTCGACAGCAACCGCCTTCAATCTGCCTAGAGTCTCTAAAAATATTCCACCTTTAACCAGAACTCCCCTACGAGCCATTGCAGTGAGTCCCGATACAATCGACACTGGAGTAGAAATTACCAGTGCACACGGGCAGGCGATTACAAGAAGAACTAAAGCCTTGTAAATCCAATCTTCCCAACGTCCGCCAAAGAATATTGGAGGAACAAAACAAATCAAAAGACCTAGAACAAATACCGCTGGTGTATAAACCTTCGCAAACTGATCAACAAATCTCTGTGAAGGGGCTTTCGACTTTTGCGCATCTTCTACCATTCTAATTATTTGTGAAACTTTTGAATCGCTTAAGATTTTAGTAACCTGAACTTCCACTGAACCAGATAGGTTTACGGTTCCTGCATAAACACTGTCACCCTCTCGCTTTTTAACGGGAGTTGACTCTCCGGTTAATGGGGCCTGATTGACCTCTGTTTTTCCAGAGATGACATTCCCGTCTGTTGGGAAAAGATCACCGGCTCGTACGACGACCGTATCACCAACCTTTACGCTATCAACTGGTACACTATTCAATTCACCGTTAGCGGCTTTTAGAAGCGCAACTTTTGGGCTAACATTAATAACTTCTTGGATCGCTTTGCGAGCTCTTACCACACTAAAGGCTTCCAATAGCTCAGAGAATGCGAACAAAAACACTACCATTGCCGCCTCAGTGTAGTCTCCAAGATACACAGCACCAGCTACGGCAACCGTCATAAGAACATTCATATCCAAATGTCCTTGCCGAATTGCCCGAAGGCCTTTTGGAAAAACCAAAAGGCCACCGCAGAAAATGGAGACCAAACAAAGAACGATGGTCAGCAAATTCAATTCTTTTGCAAAAAAACTAATCAGTATTGCCAATCCTACCAAAACTCCAGATGCAATAACCAGTGCAATACGTTGCCCCGATATCGACTTGGCATTTTTATTTGGATCAACTACCTTTACGCCGGACTTATTAATCAATCTGCGAATTTCATTTTCATCAAGTTGCGGTGAATACCAAACTTGTACCGTTGAGGACATCAATTTAGCCTCAACCTTGAAAACTTGCTCTATCCTCAATGAGCTTTGAATCGCGGCAATCTCATCAGCGCAGTCCATTCCACTGACTTTGAATGTAGATTCGACAGTACCGGCAGGCAAATCTAGATCCATTTTTCCTGAAACTCTATTGGCTCCC is a window of Bdellovibrio sp. SKB1291214 DNA encoding:
- a CDS encoding heavy metal translocating P-type ATPase, with the protein product MSKACCGSDEQGANRVSGKMDLDLPAGTVESTFKVSGMDCADEIAAIQSSLRIEQVFKVEAKLMSSTVQVWYSPQLDENEIRRLINKSGVKVVDPNKNAKSISGQRIALVIASGVLVGLAILISFFAKELNLLTIVLCLVSIFCGGLLVFPKGLRAIRQGHLDMNVLMTVAVAGAVYLGDYTEAAMVVFLFAFSELLEAFSVVRARKAIQEVINVSPKVALLKAANGELNSVPVDSVKVGDTVVVRAGDLFPTDGNVISGKTEVNQAPLTGESTPVKKREGDSVYAGTVNLSGSVEVQVTKILSDSKVSQIIRMVEDAQKSKAPSQRFVDQFAKVYTPAVFVLGLLICFVPPIFFGGRWEDWIYKALVLLVIACPCALVISTPVSIVSGLTAMARRGVLVKGGIFLETLGRLKAVAVDKTGTITEGVPQVLVLKKWNQLQENEIIKIAASIEKLSNHPLAQAVVRYAAKSGVSVVSVEQSHTEQGRGIFATVEGHEYFLGNHRFTHELGVCSPDLEKYLQSLEEQAMSVVVVGHKPHDNCSGEVLGVFGIGDKIREEAKGAIQDIHKAGCEAVVMLSGDNNRTVSAISKQVGIDKVFGELLPDGKVSKIKELVSEYKYVGMVGDGVNDAPALAQASIGIAMGAIGTDAAIETADVALMKDDLRQLSVAIIQGKRTLGIIRFNIGFALVLKAIFLILALSGYSSMWMAIAADTGATLIVIINALRLLKIND